Below is a genomic region from Verrucomicrobiota bacterium JB022.
CGCAACGGCGTGATCCATGTGATCGACACCGTGCTGATCCCGGATCTGGCCGATTAATCTCTTTTTAGAGCGACAGAAAGCACATGTAAGCACACGACAGAGTTAGTTACAGGAGAAGCGACCTGGCCCGCCCCCTTTCGCACGGGGGCGGGCGTTTTCATGAGGTGACCATATGGAGTTGCCTGCCAGCCACTTTCCGCTAAGATGAATCCTACGATGATGACGTTTGACACTATCCTCGGCACGCTCAGTCGCCCTCTTGCCATCGAAGTCTGGGTGATTGCTGCCGCCGCATTGCTGAGCTGGGCCGTCGCCCGGCTACTGATTCGCAAGCGGCAGGAGGGGTTGAGCGAGCGGGCGGCCGAGCTGGTGGCGTCGTGGGGCGTGCCGCTGGTGGTGACCTTCGGCACGGCGGTGGCGGGCGCGTTTCTGGCGATTTTCGGCCATGCGAGCGACCTCGTGTGGCGTTTTTCCATTCTCGTGCTGCTTTGGGTGCTCGTGGGCTTGGTCGGCCGGCGCATTCCCGACCTGCACCTCTCGCGTGCCGCACGGCTGGTGGCCTACCTCATCACGGCGGAGCTGCTGTTGCCCCCCGTCAGCCTGATCAAGGACCAGCTGGAGGGGATGCACTTCGCGATGGGCACCCTCTACATCAATATGCTGGGCGTGCTCAACGGCATTGTGGTGCTCCTCGTGGCCCTGTGGGTCGGGTTCGGCCTGGGCAACCTGCTGGAAAAGCGTCTGGACACCTTCGATCTCAGTCCCTCCGTCAAGGTCCTGAGCGGCAAGCTGATCCGTATCGCGCTGATCGCCGTGGCCGCCCTGGCCGCGACCGATGCGATGGGCGTGGACGTGACGGTGCTGACCTTCCTCGGCGGTGGTCTCGGCTTGGGTCTCGGCCTCGGTTTGCAGAAGGTGGTCAGCAACCTCTTCAGCGGCTTCGTGCTGCTGGCGGACAAGTCGATCAAGCCGGGCGACGTGATCGAGATCGACGGCACCTACGGCTGGATCAACAACCTCAAGGGGCGCTACGTCTCGATCATCACACGCGACGGCAAGGAGCACCTGATCCCCAACGAAGACCTCATCACCCAGCGCGTGATCAACTGGTCTTACTCCGCCAGCGATGTGCGCGTGCGCCTGCCCCTGGGCGTCAGCTACAACAGCGATGTGCACCTGGTGCGTGATTTGGTGCTGCGCGCGGCCAAGGAAACCCCGCGCGTGTTGCAAGACCCGCCCCCGAATTGCCTGATGGTGGGCTATGGCGACAGCTCGGTCGACTTCGAGCTACGTTTCTGGATCAACGACCCCTCCAACGGCGTCAGCAACGTCAGAAGCCAGCTTTATTTCAAGATCTGGGACCTCTTCAAGGAACACGATATTGAGATCCCCTTCCCACAGCAGGACGTGCATTTCCGCTCCCCGGAAAGCATTCGCGTACGCCTCGTGGAAGACGATGCGAAGCCGCCGCGCGAGGAGGATTGACCGAGCGTGGAACAGGGGAGCGACTGGTTTACCTAATAGCGCACCTTACACAGCCCAACCTTCTCAGAAACGATCCGCTGTTTCTCATGGGCAGTAGCGGAAAAGGTGGTATGATGGCGGCAACCCTTGTCGGGCGGTATACAGACGCCTGCCCGACACAACCGTTACCCTCCCTACCCCTCATGAAGCTGCGTTTACCCTTTGCCGGGGCATTGCTGGCGCTCGCCTGCCTGTTGCCCGCTGCCCAAGCCCAGAAATTCGAAGGTCTCGCCCAGACCCCGCCGATGGGCTGGAACTCCTGGAATACCTTCGAGACCCATATCGACGAGGAGCTCGTCAAGGATGTCGCGCAGGCGATGATCGACAGCGGGATGCGCGATGCGGGTTACAACTACATCGTGCTCGACGACGGCTGGATGGCGATGGAGCGCGACGAAGAGGGAAACCTCGTCGCCGATCCCAACAAGTTCCCCAGCGGCATGAAGGCCTTGGGCGACTACCTGCACGAGCACGGCTTCAAATTTGGCCTCTACAACTGCGCCGGCAGCAAGACTTGCGCAGGCTACCCCGGCAGCCAGGGCCACGAGTTTCAGGATGCACGCAACTATGCCTCGTGGGGCGTCGATTACCTGAAATACGACTGGTGCTTCACCGAGGGGCGCGACGCGAAGGAGGCCTACACCACGATGAGCCGTGCGCTGAAAAAAGCGGGGCGGCCCGTGGTCTTCAGCCTCTGCGAATGGGGCCAGAACCAGCCGTGGAAGTGGGCCAAGGGCGTCGGCCACCTCTGGCGCACCTCCGGCGACATTATCGACTGCTACGACTGTGTCGAACGCTGGTCGCACGGCTGGAAAGTGATCCTCGACATACAGATGGACCGCGAGGAAGGCCATGAAGGCCTCGAAAAATACGCAGGCCCCGGCCATTGGAACGACCCCGATATGCTGGAGGTGGGCAACCCGGGCCTGACGGTTGCCGAATCGCGCGCGCACTTCAGCCTCTGGTGCATGATCGCCGCCCCGTTGATCGCGGGCAACGACGTGCGCAACATGTCGGAGCCGATCCGCCAGATCCTGACCAACCGCGAGGCCATTGCGATCGATCAGGACAAGGCGGGCAAGCAGGGCTGGCGCTTCTCCCAGGATGGCGAGCGCGAGATCTGGGTGCGCGAACTCTCGGAGGGCGACTGGGCCGTCTGCGTGCTCAACGCCAGCGACGACCGGCGCGCCACGGCCCTCGATTTCGAGCGCCTCTACTTCATCCCCGGCGATTATCAGGTGCGCGACATCTGGGCCGCCCAGGACCTCGGCCTGCGCAGCGAATTGAAGCGTATCGAGCGCACGCTTGAGCCGCACGACGTGATCTTTCTGCGCCTGAACAAGGTCGACTGACCCTACCCGCTTCGCCCATGACGCCATTTCCGAAAAACTTCTTCTGGGGCGCCGCTGCCGCCTCTTACCAGATCGAGGGCTGGGGCCGCGACAGCGGGATCGGTCGCTCGGTGTGGGACCAATTCTGCGACACGCCGGGCAAGGTCTTTGCCGGTAACGACGGCTCGGTCGCCTGCGACCACTACCACCGCTATGCGGACGACGTGCGCATGATGGCCGACCTCGGCCTGCAGGCCTACCGGCTCTCGATCTCGTGGCCGCGCGTGATCCCCCAAGGCACCGGGGCAGTCAACGCCAAGGGCCTCGACTTCTACGATCGGCTGGTCGATGCGCTGCTGGCGGCAAACATCCGCCCGTGGGTGACGCTCTTTCACTGGGATTACCCCCTTGCGCTCTACGACCGGGGGGGCTGGCTGAATGCGGACAGTCCGCAGTGGTTTGCCGACTACGCCCGCGTGGTGGTCGACCGCCTTTCGGACCGCGTGCAAAACTGGTTCACGCTCAACGAGCCGCAGTGCTCCGTGCTGCTGGGCCATCAGGATGGCGTGCACGCGCCCGGCCTGAAGCTGGGCCGCCGCGACATCCTGCGCATCAACCATCACCACATGGTCGCCCACGGTCTCGCGGTACAGGTGATCCGCAGCCACAGCCAGTCCCCCGCCCAGATCGGCGCGGCTCCGGTGGGCGTGATCAAGATCCCGCGCACGGAGAGCCCGGAAGACATCGCTGCCGCCCGCGCCGCCACCTTCGCCGTCAATCAGCAGGGCCTCTGGTGCACCACGCCCTATACCGACCCGATGGTGCTCGGCCAATACCCCGAAGAGCTGCACCCGGAGCTGCCGGAAGGCGCGCTCGACGATCTCGATACCATCCGCCAGCCGCTCGACTTCTTTGGCGCCAACATCTACCACGCCGACCTCGTGGAGGCGGACGGCCAAGGCGGTTGGCGCAATCTGGAATTCCCGGTGGGCCACCCCCGCACGCCGATGGACTGGAACGTCGTGCCCGAAGCGCTCTACTGGGGCCCGAAGTTCCTGCACGAGCGGTATAACCTTCCGGTCGTGATCACCGAAAATGGCATGGCCAACCCCGATTGGGTCGATTGCGACGGCCATGTGCGCGACGGTCAGCGGATCGACTTTGTGCGGCGCTACCTGCGCAACTACCGCCGCGCCATCGACGAAGGGGTGCCCGCGTTGGGCTATTTCTACTGGTCGATCATGGACAACTTCGAGTGGGCGTTTGGCTACAGCAAACGCTTCGGCCTCGTGCATGTGGACTACCAGACGCAACAGCGCACGCTCAAAGACTCCGCCCACTGGTATCGCGAACTGATTCGCCAGCATGGCGCCAACCTGTAAAAAAGGCGGTATGTTACCCACCCTGCGCTCACTCTTCATCACCGGGTTGCTGGCGGCCAGCGCGTACGCCGAAGTCCGCCTGCCCTCGATCTTTGGCGACCACATGGTCATCCAGCGCGACAGCGAGCTGGTCGTGTGGGGGCGCGCCAAGGCTCTCGAAAAAGTCACTGTCCGCCCGAGCTGGACGGACGAGATCTTTACCTACGATACGCCATCGAACGGCCAGTGGCGGGTGACGATCCCGACGCCGTCGGCGGGTGGCCCGCACCGGCTGGTGGTCGAGGGCTATAATCGGATTGAGCTCAACGACATTCTCGCCGGCGAAGTCTGGCTTGCGTCGGGGCAGTCCAACATGGAGTGGACGGCGATGAGCGGGATCGAGCAGCGCGACGAGGCCATCGCCACCGCCGATTATCCACAGATCCGCCTCTTCACCGCCCAGCAGGCGACGGCCGAGCATCGGCAATACGATGTGGATGGCGCGTGGCAGGTGACGACGCCCGACAGCATGCGCTATTTCAGCGCTGTAGCCTACTTCTTTGGTCGTGAGCTACATGAAGAGCTGCAGGTGCCGGTGGGCCTCATCTCCAGCAGCTGGGGCGGCACGCCGGCAGAGGTCTGGACGGTGCCCGAAAAGATCGAGAGCGATCCTGCCTTGTTGCAAGCCGCCGAAGCACTCGAGCCCGTGCCGTGGGGCCCGGTAGCCCGTGGCGTAGCCTATCACGCGATGATCGAGCCGCTGATCCCTTACCGTATCCGTGGCACGCTCTGGTATCAGGGCGAAGGCAATGTCGGCCACGCCGAGACCTACGACGAGCTGATGGAAGCACTGGTGGGGGGCTGGCGCGAGCAGTGGGGCTACGATTTCCCGTTCTTCTGGGCGCAGATCGCACCGTGGAAGGGTTACGGCGAATACCCCTCCGGCGCGGAACTGCGGGACGCACAGCGCCGGGCCTTGCGCATCCCGGAAAGCGGCATGGTCGTAACGCATGATATTGGCGACCTCGACGATATCCACCCGCGTAACAAGCACGACGTGGGGCATCGCTTTGCCCTGCTCGCGCTCGACCAGGTGTATGGCAAGGATGTCGTCTCGTCGGGCCCGCTTTACCGCCAGATGCGAGTGCGCAGAGACGCCATCGAGGTCGAATTCGACTATGCTGACGGCCTGGTGGAGACAGGTGCCCTGACGGATTTCCAGATCGCGGGAGAAGACCGTATCTTCCACCCGGCCAAGGCGACGATTACCGATCGCGATACCGTGCTGGTGTCTTCACCCGAAGTGCCTTCGCCCGTAGCGGTGCGCTTTGGCTGGAGCAATGCCACCAACCCCACCCTTTTCAATGCCGCCGGGCTCCCTGCCTCCACCTTCCGCACGGATGACTGGCCGCCGCCCGCCGCCGAATAATCTGCTACCGACATGCACAAAACCCTTTGCCTACCCATCCTGTTACTGGCCATGAACCACGTCACCGCCCATCCAGAACTCGTCGACCCCAAGGCCAATGCGCAGACCGTGGCGCTCTACGAGAACCTCCGGGCGGTGGCGGCTGATCATGTGTTGTTTGGCGCCCAGAATACCACCGCCTACGGGCATGGCTGGGTAGGCAAACCGGGCGACGGCCAGTCCGACGTCAAGGCAGTGACGGGCTCCTTCCCTGCCGTCTATGGCTGGGATCTGCAGGATCTCACACAAGCCTCTCACGTCGAGGAGCAAAGCTACAACCTCTCGCAGACCAACTTAGTGGCGTGGTGCAAGGAAGCTTACGAACGCGGCGGCGTGATCACCTTTGCCTGGCACATGGAAAACCCCGTGACTGGCGGCAGCTTCTATGACTTGACGCCTGCCGCCGCCACGATGTTGCCCGGTGGAGACAACCACCAGAGCTACCTCCAGACGCTGGACCGCGTGGCAGACTTCTTCAAGGAACTGGCGCCCGTGCCCGTGATCTTCCGCCCTTTCCACGAACACAACGGAGACTGGTTCTGGTGGGGCAAGGGCTTTGTGACGGAGGAGGAATACATGCAGCTGTGGCGCATGACGGTCCACTACCTGCGCGATGAAAAGGGCGTGCACAACCTGCTCTATGCGTTCTCGCCCGACCGCAGCCGCATGGACCTGAGCGAGGGAGAAGAAGCCTACTTTTACGCCTACCCGGGAGACGCTTACGTCGACATCCTGGGGATCGACAACTACTGGGATGTCGGCCACTCCGCCAACGAGGCCTCGCCCAAGCAAAACCATGCCGATTTTGTGCGCAGCCTGGAGATGGTGGTGCAGTTGGCCACCGCGCGCGACAAGATCCCTGCCTTGACGGAAACGGGTATGGATACGCTGCCCAACCCGCAGTGGTATACGGAGGTGTTGCTGGCCGGCCTGAATGCCAACGCCACGACCCGCCGCATTGCCTACGCGCAAGTGTGGCGCAATGCCAACAAGGAGCTGGAGGGCCGCGATCACTTTTACGTGCCCTACCCCGGCCACCCCGCCGCAGAAGACTTTGTGAAGTTCAAGCAGAGCGGGCTGATCCTGTTCGAGGACGAACTGCCCGACCTCTACCGCGAAACCAAGGCTGGCAAAGAAGCAAAGGAGTAGCGACTACGCCCCGCTCTCGGCTTCCTGATCGAGTTCGAGGGCCAGCGCCAGCCCTGTGCGCAGGGCTTCTACGCGCTCGGCGGGCGTAAACGCACCGGGCGCCTCCAGCGTGTAGGAGACCGTCGGTGCACGTTTGACCAGCCAGATGGCTTCGGGCCAGCCCTGCGGCTCGTCCGGCTCCGGCTCATGCAGGATCAGGCCCGGCGCGGCCAGGAGATGGTCGTCCACCGGGCCAGTAGTCTGCAAGCGGATGTGGCGGCCCAATCGCTCGGCTAGCGTTTGGGCAAAGCATGTATTGGAGCTGGTGTTGAGCGCGTAGAGGTAGAGCCCTTGCGCTTCCCAGTCTTCATGCAGCGAGAGGTGGAAAACGCAGGAGGCGGACTGCCGTTGCCACCACGCCACGAGCGCCTTGGCCTCGGCGCTGCGTTGCTGCAAAAAATCGCGATTAAGATCAATCCCGGCGTGATTCTCGCGGGTGCCGGCCACCAGCCCCGTGGGGTTCAGGGCGGGAGCAATGACCCACGAGCGGTGGGTCGGCAGCTCGTGTCGGCGCAGGTAGTCCAGCAAGGCCAACGGCCCTGCCGGCTCGTCGCCATGGATCCCGGCCGAAATAAAGCCGCGACAGCCGTCGACCACCTCGCCCGGGGTCTGCCAGATACGGATCGGCCCGACTGCCGTCTCCACCACCGTCTCACCCACGAGGCCCCGCTGCGCTGCGGTCGCCTCGAAGTCGGCCAGATATTGGGGATAGTCGAACGGTTTCATGGCATTACCCCCCTGCAAGGGAGTCTGCCTAACTTCATTTCACGCTCGGCGGCGATCCGCAAGCGAAAGAGCCCCGCCTGCATCCAGACCTCTAGCTTCAATGGACGGTATTCAAGGTCTTCCCAAACGATCGGGGTGCGCTTCTCTGCGCAACTCCCGATCAGGATTTTTGAACGAAGGCACGCTTGAGGTCACGAGAGCTAGCGAAGGAACCAAAGTAAACGTGCAAACTTAGCTCAGAGGTTGTGACGGTAGCGTAACGCCAGGCCGGTTAAGCTAATCTGTTCAACAATACTATGAGTGCCAAATTTGAACGTTATAAAATCAAACAGTTTGCGCCAGCACCGCTGTAAATTCCTTCCAGAATGCTTCAGACAACCGAAAACCTGAAGATTTGCCCCCGCAGAAACAGCGAGAAGTAAAAACAAAAAATGCTCGCAAACCCGCAGCGGCAGCGAAATCGCACCGGCCTCCCCGTTACGACCGACCCGGCGAATCAGCCAATATAACCAAATCTAATTCGCATCATCAGCATATCAACGCCGCCTAATTGACTCTTCTTGCATCAGTTTCCTTTTCGCCAAAAAGTTACGATAAAGGCGTTGTGCCGAGAGGGAGGATGAGCCTTATCCTCGGTCCTGAATCCGTGACCTTCGTTTGATTTCTCTCACATGAATAAGTTCCTTGCCTCTCTCTCGATCCTGGGTGTCGCTGCGGCTAGCCAAGCCTATGCGCTCTGGGGCGTTAGTGCCGACAATTCGCTGATCAAGTTCGATGCCAGCAATCCGAGCGTGATCCAGAGCCGCACGGCCATTACCGGGCTGAACGATCCGTTCGCGTCGATCCTCGACTTCGACTACAACCCCAACGACGGCTATTTCTACGGCGTCGACACCGGCGCGAACGTTTACCGCATCCGCTCCAACGGCGTTGCGACCCAGATCGGCAGCTTTGGCCCCAGCGGCTACGACGCCGATATGGCCTACGATCCGTTCTTTGGCAACTTCCGCTGGGTCAGCGATTTCGCCGAGAATGCGATGCTCGAGCTCGATGGCTCCTTCAGCTTTGGCGGCGACTTCTTTTACAGCGTCGACGACGTGAACTTCGGCAATACGCCTTCGCTGACCGGCATCGGGATCGACCCCGACTTCGGCGAAATGTACATGATCGATCCCGAGCTCGACGTGCTGGTGCAGACCTTCGACCCCGATGGCGGCGAACTCTTCACCATCGGCAGTCTCGGCCTCGACATCACCGGCTTCTCCTCGTTGGTGATCGACGACAATGGCAACCTGTTTGCCGCCCTGTCCGTCGACGGCTTCACCTCCGGCCTCTACTCGATCGATCTGATGACCGGCGCCGCCACCTGGATCGGCGAATTCGGCGAAGGCATCAACGCCATCGCCGTGCCGGAGCCCCGCGTCTACGCCGCCCTCGCCGGGCTGCTCGCGCTGGGCCTCGCCGTAATCCGCCGCCGCCGCTAAGGCCGCGCATTTTCTCCTGATTGTCTTCGTTACTTAGGTCTCTCATGAAGTATACCCTCCTCCTCCTTGGCGCGACGACCTTGTCCGCGTCTCTCTTCGGCGGTTACAAGACCACCGAGCCCTCCTACCTGAACGCCGTCGCTGGTGCCGACTTCACTTTCGAAGCGTTGTTGACCACCGGTGACCGGATCCCGATGACGGGTGGCACGCCGAGCGAAGAATACACGATGGTCGGCATTCCCGACGCGATGGGCATCTATCGCGACCCGGTCACCGCCGAGCCGATCCTGTTCCTTGCTCACGAGCTGCCCAGTGGCCGCACTTCCCAGCCGATCGTCGGCGGCGACACCTACATTGGTTCCCTCGTCTCCCGCTTTGTGCTCGACTCGACCGATGGCTCCCTCGTGAGTGGCGGCCTCGCTCACCAGGCCCTCTACCTCGAGAACGCCTTCTACAGCCCCGAGCCTCCCAAGCAAGGCGACTCCACGTCCTTTACCCGTTTTTGCTCCGGCTCGTTCGCGGGCCCGATGCACGGGATGGATCGCCCGATCTTCCTCACCAACGAGGAAAGCAGCGGCGGCACCTTCGACGCAGCCGGCTCCCAAGCCGTGGCCATCTTCGACGGCGAGATGCACACCCTGCCGGCTCTTGGCCGTGTAGTGCGTGAAACGACCATCGTTCAGCCCCGCCGCGACCGCTACTCCGTAGTGATCTCGTCCGAAGACGGTGGCTTTCCTTCCTACGTTTACATGTATGTGGGCACCAAGCAGCGCTCGGGCGATGCGCTGACCAAGAATGGCTTCACCGGTGGCAAGATCTACGTGCTCGGCGGTAATGGTGCCGACGCTGGCAAGAATGCCTCCACCTTCACCGAAGGCTCGATCAATGCCCGTTGGATCGAAGTGCCCAACGCCGCCAACCTGACCGACGCCGAGCTGAAGCTGGCTGCCGACGCGGCGGGTGGTTTCGGCTTTGTGCGCGTGGAAGATATGGAATTCGACCCGCAAGACCCGACCCGTCGCCTCTTCGTCGCCACCACGGGTGGTTACGGCCCAAACAGGCTCGGTCGTCTCTACGAAGTGAGCATCAACCCGCGCCAGCCTTGGGCCACGGGGTCGATGGACGTGATCTACAACTCCGACCTCGTCGTGACCCCTGGCGGCACGATGCAGAACGCCTTCTCCGGCCCCTTCTACTCCGCCAATGGCGGGACGGAAGTGCAGCCCGAGTATGTGGGTGGCGATATCAATTCCGGCATCAACTACCCGGTGAGCATCGACAATATCGCGGTGAACGATAACTACATCGTGATCTGCGAAGACACGAACAGCCCGGCCAATGCCGTCTACGCCCAATACAGCCGCAACGGCGGCGTGTGGACGCTCGATCGCAACAATGGCTACGCCGCCAAGTTCCAGTCGCAGTTCAACCTGGATTACGCCGAAGCTCGCGACAATGTGAGCCTCAGCGCCGGCCAGTGGGAAGCCTCCGGTGTGATCGACGCCAGCGCCATCTTCGGCCCGGACACCTTCGTGATCAACGTCCAGGCCCACGGCACCGACCGCACAAACGCTCCCGACGGCATGGGCGGCTACCTTACCAAGCAGCAAGCGGACGCCCGCTTTGCCGAAGACGGCCAGCTGCTGATCATGCGCGCGAACTAAGCTTCGTCGCCTTCTAACGTTTCCCGCCATCCGACTGGTCCTATCCCGGTCGGATGTGCCTGTCTCCCGAGTTCGCTTCGCATCCTGACCTGACTTCTTCCCATGCCTTCAACTGCCACCACCGCCAAAGCTCCGGCCTGGGGCTGGATCCTGACCAGTCTGAGCGCCTTGGAAGCGGTCGTCTTTGCCCTGCTGGCCCACTTCCAGCAATTGCCTTTCGCCTATCCCGTAGCGGCCCTAGCCACCTGGGTGGCAGCCCTGCAGCTAAACCTGCTCCTGCCACCGGCCACCCCTGCCGTTGCCGCCCGGCCCAAGGGGTTCTGGGCGCGCCTGCTGCATCGCCTGCGTCAGATCCTCCCTGACACCATGCGCGCTTTTCGCCGCTGCCTGGTCGCGACCGGCGCGCTGGCGGCTTTGGCGCTCATGCTGCCTTTCCTCCTGCAGATCCGCGCGGGGCTGCACGCCTCGGAGACGCTGGAGCAGATGAATTTCCCTGCGGTGGTGCTGCTCGTGGCGGCCTTCCTCGGCTACTTCGGGCGTCTCTATGCCCAGCTCTCCGAGCCCGATGCCGACCGCGTCGCGCAGCTGCGCCTCGATGTATTGGGCGGGGTCCACCAGCTCGCCGCAGCCGTGTTTGGCCTGCTGGCGGTGGTCCTGTTTGTGGAGCTGTATGCCGGGTTGCTGATCCACCCCTGGGTAGCTCTGGTCTTGTGCCTGCTGCTTGGCTTCTGGATCATCGAAACACTGCTGCGCTGGGCCCTGCGCTTTTACCAGCCGCGCCGCATCTGGCTGCAGGCGCCTCCACTGGGCACCACCCAGCCCATGCGCCTGCTGATACCCCGCAGCCACCCGCTGTGGCAACGCGTGGACGTGGGCGATGCAGAAGCACTCTTCAAGCTGTCGGAGATGTGGTTTTTGCCCAGCATCCTGCGTGCACTGCCCGCCCTCGCGGCTACGGTCGCCGTCCTGAGCTGGGTGGCATCGTCTTTCCATAGCGTGCCACTGGGCCACCAAGGGCTGCACCAGCACCTTGGCCGGACGCAAGACCAACTGCTGCAACCGGGCCTGCACGTCACCCTCCCCTTCCCGTTTGGCCGGGTCGAGACCATTCCCGCCGACGAGTTGCGCATGGTCGTGCTCGGGCTACAGGCCGACACCGGCGAGCCGATCCTCTGGAATCGCGACCATTATGTGGGCGAGGTCAACCAACTCGTGGGGGTGGGCGAAGAGCTGCTGACGATCAGCGTGCCGATCTACTACCACATCAAAGACCCGCGCAGCTACTTCCTGAATACGACCAACCCGGAAGTCACCGTCTCGCAAGCCGGTTATCAGGCGCTTTTGCACCACACGTTGCACGAATCGGCCTTCGGCATCATGACAACCGAGCGCGAGGACCTGCAGCAGGCGTTGCATGAAGCGATCCAGGCCGAGCTCGACTCCAAGCAGTCGGGCATCTCGATCGACCTCGTGTGCCTGCGCGACATCCACCCGCCGGTCGAAGTCGGCCCGAGCTACCAGGAAGTCGTGAGCGCAGAGGAAGACCGCGAGGCATATATCCACGATGGTCAGGCCTACCAGAGCCAGAACCTCCCGCGCGCCCAGTCTCAGCAGTTCAAGCTGATGGCGCAGGCCGATGCCAAGCATGCCGAGCGCGTCTCCCAGGCGAACGGCGAGGCCAACAGCTTCCTGAGCGTAGAGGCCAGTTATCAGGATGCGCCGGAAGTCTTTCGCGTGCGCAAGACCTATGAGGCCTTCGACGAGAGCCTCAGCGGCGTCAAAAAGCTGGTGGTCGACGAGAGCTTCCAGGGCTCCATCCCCGCCTACATCGACGTGCGCAAGACGCTCAACCCCGATTTGATCAACGAAAGCATCCCGGCCGTGCAGACGCTCATCCCTGCCCTGCAGGCCAAGCCTACCGAATTTGACCGCGCCGTCGATGGCTACCTGCGGGCCGGCACGGGTGCCATCCCGGCCGTCAACCCGCGCCAGGCCGACGCAGACTACCTTCTGGAGGAATAACCCATGAGCTCCGAAAGCAACGAAACACCTTCGCGCCAATGGCTCGGTCGCCTCGCCCTCTTTGGGCTGGGGGCTGTCGTCGTCACCCTCACCTCAGCCAGCTTTATGCTGCGCGACAACGAGCGGGGCGTCGTGCTGCGCTTCGGCAAGCCGGTGCGCGAAGTCGACCAGGCGGGCTGGTATGCCAAGCTGCCCTGGCCGATGGAACAGGTCGAGCGTATCGACAGTCGCCTCCAATACGGCGAGATCCGCCTTTCCGAGACGCTGACACGCGACAAGCGCAACATCATCGTGCCGATGTACTACGCCTGGCGCGTGGAAGACCCGCTGCAATTTCTCCGCAGCGTCGGCACGCTGGAGTCGGGCAACGAAAAGCTGGACGCAATCATCTCCAGCGCCCGCAATTCCGCGCTGGGCCGTACCGATTACGCCTCCCTCGTATCGGTAGAAGAGAGCCGCGAGACGATGGCGGCGCTCGAAGGGCAAATCCTTGCCCAGGCCAGCGCCGACGCCCGCGAATACCTCGGCATCGGCCTGAGCAGCGTGGGCGTATTGCAGCTCAACCTGCCGGAGAACAACACCGAGTCGGTCTTCCGCCGGATGCGGGCCGAACGCAAGCGCGAGGCCTCCCAATACCGCGCCGAGGGCAAGAGCGAAGCCGAACGCCTGCGCGCCGATACCGACAAGCAAACGGCTATCCTCCTCGCCGAGGCCAAACGCTACGCCGAGGAAAAACACGGTGAGGCCGAGGCCACGGCCGCACGCATCTACGCCAGCGCCCACAGTCAGGATCTTGAGTTTTACCTCTTCATGCGTC
It encodes:
- a CDS encoding succinylglutamate desuccinylase/aspartoacylase family protein is translated as MKPFDYPQYLADFEATAAQRGLVGETVVETAVGPIRIWQTPGEVVDGCRGFISAGIHGDEPAGPLALLDYLRRHELPTHRSWVIAPALNPTGLVAGTRENHAGIDLNRDFLQQRSAEAKALVAWWQRQSASCVFHLSLHEDWEAQGLYLYALNTSSNTCFAQTLAERLGRHIRLQTTGPVDDHLLAAPGLILHEPEPDEPQGWPEAIWLVKRAPTVSYTLEAPGAFTPAERVEALRTGLALALELDQEAESGA
- a CDS encoding DUF4394 domain-containing protein; this encodes MNKFLASLSILGVAAASQAYALWGVSADNSLIKFDASNPSVIQSRTAITGLNDPFASILDFDYNPNDGYFYGVDTGANVYRIRSNGVATQIGSFGPSGYDADMAYDPFFGNFRWVSDFAENAMLELDGSFSFGGDFFYSVDDVNFGNTPSLTGIGIDPDFGEMYMIDPELDVLVQTFDPDGGELFTIGSLGLDITGFSSLVIDDNGNLFAALSVDGFTSGLYSIDLMTGAATWIGEFGEGINAIAVPEPRVYAALAGLLALGLAVIRRRR
- a CDS encoding protease modulator HflK, which produces MPSTATTAKAPAWGWILTSLSALEAVVFALLAHFQQLPFAYPVAALATWVAALQLNLLLPPATPAVAARPKGFWARLLHRLRQILPDTMRAFRRCLVATGALAALALMLPFLLQIRAGLHASETLEQMNFPAVVLLVAAFLGYFGRLYAQLSEPDADRVAQLRLDVLGGVHQLAAAVFGLLAVVLFVELYAGLLIHPWVALVLCLLLGFWIIETLLRWALRFYQPRRIWLQAPPLGTTQPMRLLIPRSHPLWQRVDVGDAEALFKLSEMWFLPSILRALPALAATVAVLSWVASSFHSVPLGHQGLHQHLGRTQDQLLQPGLHVTLPFPFGRVETIPADELRMVVLGLQADTGEPILWNRDHYVGEVNQLVGVGEELLTISVPIYYHIKDPRSYFLNTTNPEVTVSQAGYQALLHHTLHESAFGIMTTEREDLQQALHEAIQAELDSKQSGISIDLVCLRDIHPPVEVGPSYQEVVSAEEDREAYIHDGQAYQSQNLPRAQSQQFKLMAQADAKHAERVSQANGEANSFLSVEASYQDAPEVFRVRKTYEAFDESLSGVKKLVVDESFQGSIPAYIDVRKTLNPDLINESIPAVQTLIPALQAKPTEFDRAVDGYLRAGTGAIPAVNPRQADADYLLEE
- a CDS encoding protease modulator HflC, which produces MSSESNETPSRQWLGRLALFGLGAVVVTLTSASFMLRDNERGVVLRFGKPVREVDQAGWYAKLPWPMEQVERIDSRLQYGEIRLSETLTRDKRNIIVPMYYAWRVEDPLQFLRSVGTLESGNEKLDAIISSARNSALGRTDYASLVSVEESRETMAALEGQILAQASADAREYLGIGLSSVGVLQLNLPENNTESVFRRMRAERKREASQYRAEGKSEAERLRADTDKQTAILLAEAKRYAEEKHGEAEATAARIYASAHSQDLEFYLFMRQLQSLRSVVDQNTTLLLDTSTPPFSLIKPSGEMEAQMIRTQQVPTRKGLPAAAAIGLDPEDTPDAP